One genomic segment of Peribacillus sp. FSL H8-0477 includes these proteins:
- a CDS encoding alpha-amylase family glycosyl hydrolase, which yields MKKSVFLVVLIPFLLFYAMPTGAAEKEGREWQDEVIYSIMVDRFNNGSSENDKNLDVDDLTAYNGGDFAGITKKLDYLKDMGFTSIWLTPIFDNEEGGYHGYWINDFYKTEEHFGTIEEFKTLVKEAHDRDIKVILDFVVNHVGPNHPFVSDPEKKDWFHEKKEITNWKDQEEVENGWIYNLPDLNQDNPETSDYLIDAAKWWINETDIDGYRLDTVKHVPKTFWTKFASAVKEEKKDFFLIGEVWDKDPTVIASYQDTGIDGFMDFAQNDSQRTAFQKTDQSLSWLFSNLERNETMFNKPELLGQFIDNHDMSRFTSLAAANNNHPGTRWKQSLAYMYTTPGIPIIYYGSEIALNGGEDPDNRKLMDFRTDKELIEYITNLGRLRAELPSLTRGDTKLLYEKDGMAVFKRTYQEETIVVALNNTKATQTVVLEKGMIEKDKELKGLLQGDLVRSEGDTYKIIIDREESEIYALTDKTGINKTFLFAIAGILVLFAIFIVMLIKRAKRKE from the coding sequence ATGAAAAAAAGCGTGTTTTTAGTCGTTTTAATTCCGTTTCTTCTTTTTTACGCCATGCCAACAGGTGCAGCTGAAAAAGAAGGAAGAGAATGGCAAGATGAAGTGATTTACTCGATTATGGTTGACCGTTTTAATAACGGCAGCAGTGAGAACGATAAAAATCTCGACGTAGACGATCTAACTGCTTATAACGGGGGAGATTTTGCAGGCATTACAAAGAAATTAGATTATTTAAAGGATATGGGATTCACGTCCATATGGCTGACACCTATCTTTGACAATGAAGAAGGCGGTTACCACGGCTATTGGATTAATGACTTTTACAAAACCGAAGAACATTTTGGAACAATAGAAGAATTTAAGACCTTAGTTAAAGAAGCACACGATCGTGATATCAAAGTTATTCTTGATTTTGTTGTGAATCATGTAGGACCCAATCACCCTTTTGTAAGTGACCCAGAGAAAAAAGATTGGTTCCACGAAAAGAAAGAAATTACGAACTGGAAAGATCAAGAGGAAGTTGAAAATGGTTGGATTTATAATCTGCCGGATTTAAATCAGGATAATCCAGAAACAAGCGACTATCTAATTGATGCGGCTAAGTGGTGGATTAATGAGACGGATATTGACGGCTATCGTCTTGATACGGTTAAACATGTTCCAAAGACCTTTTGGACAAAGTTTGCGAGTGCAGTGAAAGAAGAGAAAAAAGATTTCTTTTTAATTGGTGAAGTATGGGATAAAGATCCGACTGTTATTGCAAGTTATCAGGATACAGGAATCGATGGGTTTATGGACTTTGCACAAAATGACAGTCAGCGGACTGCTTTTCAAAAAACAGACCAATCATTAAGTTGGCTTTTCTCTAATCTAGAACGGAACGAAACAATGTTTAATAAGCCTGAATTACTCGGTCAATTCATTGATAACCATGATATGTCTCGCTTTACTAGCTTGGCTGCTGCTAATAATAATCATCCAGGAACACGCTGGAAGCAGTCATTAGCTTATATGTATACAACACCGGGTATCCCTATTATCTATTATGGATCCGAAATTGCGTTAAATGGCGGAGAAGATCCAGATAATCGAAAACTTATGGATTTTAGAACAGATAAAGAATTGATTGAATATATTACGAATCTCGGCAGGTTACGAGCAGAGTTGCCAAGCCTAACCAGAGGGGATACAAAACTGCTGTATGAGAAAGACGGGATGGCGGTATTCAAACGTACCTACCAAGAAGAAACGATTGTCGTTGCGTTAAATAACACAAAAGCTACGCAAACAGTTGTACTTGAAAAAGGGATGATTGAGAAGGATAAAGAGTTAAAGGGCTTGCTTCAAGGAGACTTGGTTCGTAGTGAGGGAGACACCTATAAGATTATTATCGATCGAGAAGAGTCAGAAATATATGCTCTTACTGATAAAACGGGTATAAATAAAACGTTTTTATTTGCGATAGCCGGTATTCTTGTCCTATTTGCTATTTTCATCGTCATGCTTATAAAACGAGCTAAACGTAAGGAATAA
- a CDS encoding alpha/beta fold hydrolase, producing MIIVEKERIADIPVLHVAKQDIWKEVSPLVIFIHGFGSAKEHNLHYAYLLAEKGFRVILPDVAWHGEREEGLKESQLLNHFWPIVVQTIDELAVIKDELLTRKLIDPTKIGVAGTSLGGIVTNGALAVYDWIHAAVSLMGNPAYLDYAKLQLETIQKHNPNFTISDEESERQMALISKYDLSLQPEKLAGRPLLFWHGAKDPIVPYTFAYKFYESIRPAYEQNKLEFILDTRAEHKVSRYGLIQTAEWFAKHLSRVGQNT from the coding sequence TTGATTATCGTAGAAAAAGAACGTATTGCTGACATTCCCGTTTTACATGTGGCAAAACAAGATATATGGAAGGAAGTATCTCCTTTAGTTATTTTTATCCACGGTTTTGGGAGTGCAAAAGAACATAATCTGCATTATGCCTATTTGTTGGCAGAAAAAGGGTTCCGGGTTATTCTGCCTGATGTGGCTTGGCATGGTGAACGTGAAGAAGGACTTAAAGAGTCACAACTTCTAAACCACTTTTGGCCAATCGTTGTTCAAACGATAGATGAATTAGCAGTCATTAAGGATGAACTGCTGACAAGGAAATTAATTGATCCTACAAAAATTGGTGTTGCGGGAACATCCCTTGGCGGTATCGTGACAAATGGAGCGCTCGCTGTCTATGATTGGATTCATGCAGCTGTAAGTCTTATGGGAAATCCAGCTTATTTAGATTATGCCAAGCTTCAGTTAGAAACGATACAAAAGCATAATCCTAACTTTACTATATCAGACGAAGAATCGGAAAGACAAATGGCCTTAATCAGCAAGTATGATTTAAGTTTACAGCCGGAAAAATTAGCCGGGAGACCGCTGTTATTTTGGCATGGAGCCAAAGATCCGATTGTTCCTTATACATTTGCATACAAATTTTACGAATCAATCAGGCCGGCATATGAGCAAAATAAGCTTGAGTTTATTTTAGATACCAGAGCCGAGCATAAAGTCAGCAGATACGGACTCATTCAAACAGCAGAATGGTTTGCCAAGCATTTATCAAGAGTTGGGCAAAATACTTAA
- a CDS encoding DegV family protein, with the protein MSVTIIADSACDLPLSYYKENKVSFIPLQVHLDGDNYEDLQTIQPAEVYQAMREGKAPKTSQASPEYVTQLFTQLAIEKKQAVYIAFSSELSGTYQMAVMVYNQVKETYPDLDLDIIDTKCASLGQGLVVMKAVELAAAGADKETISRAAAYHAQHMVHFFTVDNLEYLARGGRISKASAFVGGLLNIKPLLHVEDGKLIPLEKIRGKKKLVKRTLELMHERGVDLDKQTIAISHGDDLPLALEWKEAIQNEFGTKNVIINVVGAVVGAHSGPSTIAIFFLDENPPS; encoded by the coding sequence ATGAGCGTTACCATCATAGCTGACAGTGCATGTGATTTGCCGCTGTCTTACTATAAAGAAAATAAGGTTTCATTTATCCCGCTTCAAGTTCATTTAGATGGGGACAACTATGAAGACTTGCAGACGATTCAGCCGGCTGAAGTATATCAAGCAATGCGCGAAGGAAAAGCTCCTAAAACATCTCAGGCTTCACCAGAATATGTTACCCAGCTGTTTACTCAACTTGCGATTGAAAAGAAGCAGGCCGTTTATATTGCTTTCTCTTCTGAACTCTCAGGCACCTACCAAATGGCTGTTATGGTGTACAACCAAGTTAAGGAAACCTATCCGGACTTGGACTTGGATATCATTGATACGAAATGCGCATCACTTGGTCAAGGACTTGTAGTCATGAAAGCGGTCGAATTAGCCGCTGCTGGTGCCGATAAAGAAACCATTAGCCGCGCTGCTGCGTATCATGCACAGCATATGGTTCATTTTTTCACCGTGGATAATCTAGAATATTTAGCCCGCGGAGGACGAATTTCTAAAGCTTCTGCATTTGTAGGCGGTTTGTTAAATATTAAACCATTGCTGCATGTAGAAGACGGAAAACTAATTCCGCTTGAAAAAATCCGCGGCAAGAAAAAATTAGTTAAACGTACATTAGAATTAATGCACGAACGCGGAGTAGATCTCGATAAACAAACGATTGCTATCAGTCACGGAGATGACCTGCCACTCGCATTAGAATGGAAAGAAGCCATTCAAAATGAGTTTGGGACTAAAAATGTCATTATTAATGTCGTTGGAGCCGTAGTCGGAGCTCATTCCGGTCCAAGTACCATCGCCATCTTCTTCTTAGATGAAAACCCGCCCTCATAA
- a CDS encoding alpha-glucosidase, which yields MERKWWKEAVSYQIYPRSFMDSNGDGIGDLEGVRSKLDYLKELGVDVIWICPFYKSPNADNGYDISDYQAISGQFGTMEEFDTLLSEVHKRGMKLILDLVINHTSDEHPWFIESRSAINNPKRDWYIWQDGKGDHEPNNWESIFSGSSWEYDANTHQYYMHIFAIKQPDLNWENEDVRHALYKMVNWWLDKGIDGFRVDAISHIKKREGFPDMPENGEKYVEAFDMHTNQTGIHQYLHELKEETFAKYDIMTVGEANGVSIGQAEDWVGEKNGKFNMIFQFEHLSLWDKEVDHTVDVLSLKRTLTKWQDGLSNKGWNALFLENHDQPRSVSSWGDDSIYWKESAKMLGACYFLMQGTPFIYQGQEIGMTNVQFESITDYDDIGMKNFYDIEVAKGRPQSEVMEIIWRKGRDNSRTPMQWTNHEHGGFTTGTPWMKTNPNYQVINVASQLEDEESIYHFYKKMIHIRKAHPVFVYGEYQLWLENDEDVYVYTRTLSNQLAVVICNFRNKQADLVLPTLPEGQSTLLLANYQDCSNELTSFVSLKPFETRVYLYE from the coding sequence ATGGAAAGAAAATGGTGGAAAGAAGCAGTCAGCTATCAAATCTATCCAAGGAGCTTTATGGATAGTAATGGAGATGGCATAGGGGATTTAGAGGGTGTTAGGTCAAAACTGGATTACTTAAAAGAGCTTGGAGTTGACGTTATTTGGATTTGTCCATTTTATAAATCACCAAATGCGGATAACGGGTATGATATTAGCGATTACCAAGCTATTTCGGGTCAGTTCGGTACGATGGAGGAATTTGATACCTTACTCTCAGAGGTACACAAACGAGGAATGAAGTTAATTCTTGACCTAGTGATTAACCATACAAGTGATGAGCATCCTTGGTTTATTGAATCTCGTTCAGCAATAAATAATCCCAAACGTGACTGGTATATCTGGCAGGATGGCAAAGGGGATCATGAGCCAAATAACTGGGAAAGTATTTTTTCCGGCAGCTCGTGGGAATACGATGCCAATACCCATCAATACTACATGCATATCTTTGCGATTAAACAACCGGACTTGAATTGGGAAAATGAGGATGTCCGTCATGCGCTCTACAAGATGGTTAATTGGTGGCTGGATAAAGGAATTGATGGATTCCGTGTTGATGCCATCAGTCATATAAAAAAACGCGAAGGTTTCCCTGACATGCCTGAAAATGGCGAGAAATATGTGGAAGCGTTTGATATGCATACGAACCAAACGGGAATCCATCAATACCTTCACGAGTTGAAGGAGGAGACGTTTGCTAAGTACGATATCATGACTGTTGGAGAAGCGAATGGTGTGAGTATAGGTCAAGCTGAGGATTGGGTTGGAGAGAAAAACGGGAAGTTTAACATGATTTTTCAATTTGAGCATCTTTCTCTTTGGGATAAGGAAGTCGATCACACAGTAGATGTCCTCAGCTTAAAACGAACACTGACCAAATGGCAGGATGGTTTATCTAACAAAGGCTGGAATGCACTATTCCTAGAAAACCATGATCAGCCTCGCAGTGTATCAAGCTGGGGAGATGATTCAATTTACTGGAAAGAAAGTGCGAAAATGCTTGGCGCATGCTACTTTCTTATGCAAGGCACCCCTTTTATCTATCAGGGCCAAGAAATTGGCATGACAAATGTTCAATTCGAATCGATAACTGATTATGATGATATTGGGATGAAGAATTTCTATGACATTGAAGTGGCGAAGGGTCGTCCTCAAAGTGAAGTAATGGAAATCATTTGGCGTAAGGGGAGAGACAATTCACGAACCCCTATGCAGTGGACAAATCATGAACACGGCGGTTTTACAACGGGTACTCCATGGATGAAAACGAACCCCAATTACCAAGTAATTAATGTTGCCAGTCAGCTTGAGGATGAAGAGTCCATTTATCATTTTTATAAAAAAATGATTCATATCCGCAAAGCGCATCCAGTTTTTGTTTATGGGGAATATCAGTTATGGCTTGAGAATGATGAAGATGTGTATGTGTACACACGGACGCTTTCAAACCAGTTGGCTGTAGTCATTTGTAATTTTAGAAATAAACAAGCTGATCTTGTTTTGCCAACACTGCCTGAGGGCCAGTCGACGTTACTGCTAGCCAATTATCAGGACTGTTCAAATGAATTAACGAGTTTTGTTTCACTCAAACCATTTGAAACAAGAGTGTATCTATACGAATAA
- a CDS encoding YitT family protein, which translates to MYMMETKKMIVVVIGAFLNALAMNLFLIPANIYASGFTGLAQLLSRLVGSFAPFNISTGILLFILNIPVTIIAWRKVGKSFTFYSFLSVILMSVFLEMIPIVHVSPDILLNAVFGGVIAAVGVGITLKYGASTGGMDIIAMLLSRMKDRPVGTYLFALNGIIIVTAGYIYGPEKALYTIVTLYTSTRVIDAIHTRHEKLTVMIITKKADELKQAIHSKLVRGITSLPAKGGFTNENKEMLMIVITRYELYELEKVIQQTDSQAFTNIVETAHVFGMFRKD; encoded by the coding sequence ATGTATATGATGGAAACGAAAAAAATGATTGTTGTCGTTATCGGTGCTTTTTTAAATGCGCTGGCAATGAATTTATTCTTAATCCCAGCTAATATCTATGCAAGCGGCTTTACTGGTTTGGCACAACTACTGTCAAGATTGGTTGGATCCTTTGCACCTTTTAACATTTCAACCGGTATTTTATTATTTATCTTAAATATCCCCGTAACGATTATAGCATGGAGGAAAGTAGGAAAGTCATTCACTTTTTATAGTTTTCTAAGTGTTATTCTAATGAGTGTATTCCTTGAAATGATTCCTATCGTTCATGTTTCCCCAGATATTCTGTTGAATGCCGTATTTGGTGGTGTGATTGCTGCTGTAGGTGTAGGGATTACGTTGAAATACGGTGCTTCTACTGGCGGGATGGACATTATTGCGATGCTTCTTTCACGAATGAAGGATCGACCTGTTGGTACGTACCTATTTGCCCTAAATGGAATTATTATTGTGACAGCAGGCTATATTTATGGACCTGAAAAAGCATTGTATACCATTGTCACACTTTACACCTCGACTAGGGTAATTGATGCGATTCATACGCGTCATGAAAAATTAACGGTGATGATTATTACGAAAAAAGCCGACGAATTGAAGCAAGCCATACATAGCAAGCTGGTTCGTGGAATTACGTCCCTTCCTGCTAAAGGCGGATTCACAAATGAAAATAAAGAAATGCTGATGATTGTGATTACACGGTATGAATTATATGAACTAGAGAAGGTTATCCAACAAACTGATTCACAAGCATTTACCAATATTGTAGAAACTGCACATGTATTTGGAATGTTTCGTAAGGATTGA
- a CDS encoding LacI family DNA-binding transcriptional regulator, with protein MAVTIKDVAKLANVAPSTVSRVIANNPRISEKTKLRVREAMKKLGYHPNLIARSLASQSTKVIGLVFPSSDIFFQNPFFSTVIQGLSEGAHEKQYALQMSTGKTEEEIFEGVVHMVQGGRVDGIILLYSRVNDQVLNYLRDRDFPFLVVGKPYECAEEITHVDNDNCRASRDAAEYLLGLGHTKIGFIGGSEKLVVTIERLLGYKEALRENGLPILPEYIIHEEFHREGGQDAVKKLLSLDIPPTAFVVTDDIMALGVVNTLVEMNIKLPEQVSVISFNNVLLADMSRPPLTSIDINIFELGYQAARSLIQMLENDNEPVKRIIIPHQLVERLSCERAETKLVAHK; from the coding sequence ATGGCGGTTACCATTAAGGATGTAGCAAAATTAGCAAATGTAGCACCTTCAACCGTGTCACGAGTAATTGCTAATAATCCACGCATCAGTGAAAAAACAAAGCTCCGTGTCCGGGAAGCAATGAAAAAACTTGGGTATCATCCGAATTTAATAGCTAGAAGTCTAGCAAGCCAATCTACTAAAGTAATTGGTCTTGTATTTCCTTCATCGGATATATTCTTTCAAAACCCGTTTTTCTCGACTGTGATTCAGGGGTTGAGTGAAGGCGCTCATGAGAAGCAGTACGCCCTTCAAATGAGCACAGGTAAAACTGAAGAGGAAATTTTTGAAGGCGTTGTGCATATGGTCCAAGGCGGAAGAGTAGACGGAATCATTCTCTTATACTCGCGAGTGAACGATCAAGTGCTCAACTATTTACGAGATCGGGATTTTCCTTTCCTCGTCGTTGGAAAGCCCTATGAATGTGCGGAAGAAATCACTCATGTGGATAATGACAATTGCCGGGCATCAAGAGACGCTGCTGAGTATCTGCTGGGTCTTGGACATACCAAAATCGGTTTTATTGGCGGCAGTGAGAAATTAGTGGTAACCATCGAACGACTCTTAGGATATAAGGAAGCTTTGCGGGAAAATGGGCTGCCAATCCTGCCTGAATATATCATTCACGAAGAATTTCATCGAGAAGGCGGACAGGATGCCGTAAAAAAACTCCTATCATTAGACATACCGCCAACAGCATTTGTCGTCACAGATGATATTATGGCGCTCGGAGTCGTGAATACATTAGTTGAAATGAATATCAAACTGCCGGAACAAGTATCGGTTATCAGCTTTAATAATGTTTTATTAGCAGATATGTCGAGACCACCGTTAACTTCTATTGATATTAACATTTTTGAATTGGGCTACCAGGCGGCTAGAAGTCTAATCCAAATGCTAGAAAACGACAATGAACCTGTGAAACGAATTATCATTCCACATCAGCTTGTCGAACGGCTATCTTGTGAGAGAGCAGAAACCAAACTGGTCGCACATAAATAA
- a CDS encoding Cof-type HAD-IIB family hydrolase, producing MAEKHLIVLDLDGTLLTDEKAISERTKKTLMHLKENGHEVMIATGRPYRSSEMYYHELGLQTPIVNFNGAFVHHPRNKSWGTYHSPMDMKVAKEIVEALQNFQYHNIIAEIQDDVYFHYHDEKLINLMQVGSPKVTTGDLRNFLTASPTSMLIHTDQQHVDDIRQHLSDVHAEVIDHRRWADPFHVIEMVKTGLNKAVGIKRVAQHLNVPVERIIAFGDEDNDLEMLEYAGTGVAMGNAIDQLKNVANEVTLTNEEDGIALFLQEKFNIKTKF from the coding sequence ATGGCAGAAAAACATTTAATTGTTTTAGATTTAGACGGAACATTGCTTACTGATGAGAAAGCCATATCAGAGCGCACTAAAAAAACCTTAATGCATCTAAAAGAAAACGGCCATGAGGTGATGATTGCCACAGGTCGGCCATATCGCTCCAGTGAAATGTATTATCATGAACTAGGTCTGCAAACACCAATTGTTAACTTTAACGGAGCGTTCGTTCATCATCCTCGTAATAAGAGCTGGGGGACGTATCACTCTCCAATGGATATGAAAGTGGCAAAAGAAATTGTTGAAGCGCTGCAAAATTTCCAATACCACAATATCATTGCTGAAATTCAGGATGATGTTTATTTCCATTATCATGATGAAAAGTTAATTAATCTCATGCAAGTCGGGTCTCCTAAAGTGACAACAGGCGATTTACGTAATTTCCTTACCGCTTCCCCTACTAGCATGCTCATTCATACGGATCAACAACATGTTGATGACATTCGCCAGCATCTATCTGATGTTCACGCAGAGGTTATTGATCATCGCCGCTGGGCTGATCCATTCCATGTCATCGAAATGGTTAAGACAGGGTTAAATAAAGCTGTAGGCATTAAACGAGTGGCACAGCACCTGAATGTTCCTGTGGAACGTATCATTGCATTCGGTGATGAAGACAATGATTTAGAGATGCTTGAATACGCAGGAACAGGCGTAGCAATGGGCAATGCCATTGATCAATTAAAAAATGTAGCGAATGAAGTTACTTTAACCAATGAAGAAGACGGGATTGCATTATTCCTTCAGGAAAAGTTCAACATAAAGACCAAATTTTAA
- the moaA gene encoding GTP 3',8-cyclase MoaA: protein MDSMKIKDALDRPLRDLRISVIDRCNFRCQYCMPAEIFNENFHFLPRNELLSYEEIERVAKIFASLGVEKLRLTGGEPLLRKELPVLIEKLSKIDGIDDIGLTTNGVFLKRYAKELKEAGLDRVNISLDSIDDELFKQINGRNIGTKKVMEGITAAKEAGLGIKINMVVKKGLNESQILPMARYCKEEGVQLRYIEFMDVGSTNGWQMDNVVTKKEILQMLESEFELEAVEEDYFGEVAKRYRYIGTDNQVGFITSVSESFCGSCTRARLSANGSLFTCLFNGNGHDLKELLRSDMNDEDLRDHLIGWWNHRKDRYSDERIEGKNQNQQKIEMSYIGG, encoded by the coding sequence ATGGACAGCATGAAAATAAAGGATGCGTTGGACAGACCCCTTAGAGATTTACGAATATCTGTTATTGATCGCTGTAACTTTAGATGCCAATATTGTATGCCGGCGGAAATATTTAATGAAAATTTTCATTTTCTCCCGCGCAATGAGCTTTTATCATATGAAGAAATAGAGAGAGTAGCAAAGATTTTTGCAAGTCTTGGAGTGGAAAAATTACGATTGACAGGCGGTGAACCTCTCTTACGTAAGGAATTGCCTGTTCTAATTGAAAAGTTATCGAAAATTGATGGTATAGATGATATCGGACTAACCACGAATGGTGTTTTCTTAAAGCGGTATGCGAAAGAACTAAAAGAAGCAGGGTTAGACCGTGTTAATATTAGTCTTGATAGTATCGATGATGAATTGTTTAAACAAATCAACGGACGTAATATTGGGACAAAGAAAGTAATGGAAGGAATCACTGCAGCTAAAGAAGCAGGCCTTGGCATTAAAATTAATATGGTTGTAAAAAAGGGATTAAATGAATCGCAAATCCTTCCAATGGCCAGGTACTGTAAAGAAGAAGGTGTCCAGTTGCGTTATATTGAATTCATGGATGTCGGCAGTACGAATGGCTGGCAAATGGACAATGTAGTAACGAAGAAGGAAATCCTGCAGATGCTGGAAAGTGAATTCGAGCTAGAGGCAGTAGAAGAAGATTACTTTGGTGAAGTAGCTAAGCGTTATCGCTATATAGGGACTGACAATCAAGTTGGCTTTATTACCTCAGTTTCAGAATCTTTCTGCGGCAGCTGTACACGAGCACGACTGTCAGCAAACGGAAGTTTATTTACTTGTTTATTTAATGGTAATGGACATGATCTTAAAGAACTGCTGCGTTCAGACATGAATGATGAAGACTTGCGTGACCACTTAATTGGTTGGTGGAATCACCGCAAAGACCGTTATTCGGATGAACGGATTGAAGGTAAAAATCAGAATCAGCAAAAAATTGAAATGTCCTACATTGGCGGTTAA
- a CDS encoding DUF3813 domain-containing protein encodes MGNKLFQQARDFVDEALHGHHSSKSDEEMMETAQNALSSAFANSTDAEREQLSELQSDLESSKYRKK; translated from the coding sequence ATGGGAAATAAATTATTTCAACAAGCCCGTGATTTCGTCGATGAAGCCCTTCACGGACACCATTCATCCAAATCGGACGAAGAAATGATGGAAACTGCTCAAAACGCACTTTCATCGGCCTTCGCTAATTCTACGGATGCCGAAAGGGAACAGCTGAGTGAACTGCAGTCTGATTTAGAAAGCTCGAAATATAGAAAGAAATAA
- a CDS encoding SDR family oxidoreductase: MSSNQKQDKQGFPPQHQEHQPGTETKMTPEPDSVRESYKGSGKLKGKTAIITGGDSGIGKSVAIYYAKEGADVAIVYLDEHEDAKTTKELVEKEGQKCLLLAGDIGDETFCQDVIKQTIETFGSLDILVNNAAEQHVQQSLTDITAEQLEKTFRTNIFSMFYLTKAALPHLKKGSSIINTTSITAYQGNPTLIDYSSTKGAILSFTRALSNSISKDGIRVNGVAPGPIWTPLIPASFSDEEVAKFGTNTPMGRAGQPEELAGAYVYLASEDASYVSGQVIHVNGGTVVNG, encoded by the coding sequence ATGAGTAGCAATCAAAAACAAGATAAACAAGGTTTTCCACCACAACATCAAGAACATCAACCGGGTACTGAAACCAAAATGACTCCTGAACCAGATTCTGTCAGAGAATCCTACAAGGGCAGCGGTAAATTAAAAGGAAAAACCGCCATTATAACTGGCGGCGACAGCGGGATTGGTAAATCCGTGGCAATCTACTATGCAAAAGAAGGCGCAGATGTTGCCATCGTTTATTTAGATGAACACGAAGATGCTAAGACAACAAAGGAATTAGTCGAAAAAGAAGGGCAAAAATGCTTACTATTAGCCGGAGACATCGGTGATGAAACCTTCTGTCAGGACGTAATTAAGCAAACCATAGAAACCTTTGGATCACTGGATATCCTAGTCAATAACGCAGCTGAACAGCATGTACAGCAAAGCCTGACTGATATTACTGCTGAACAACTAGAAAAAACATTTAGAACGAATATCTTCTCCATGTTCTATCTAACCAAAGCAGCATTACCACATCTAAAAAAAGGAAGCAGCATCATCAATACAACATCAATCACAGCGTATCAAGGAAATCCAACCCTAATCGATTATTCGTCAACCAAAGGGGCCATCCTCTCCTTCACACGAGCCCTCTCCAACTCCATATCCAAAGATGGCATTCGTGTAAACGGAGTCGCACCAGGCCCAATCTGGACCCCACTCATCCCTGCATCCTTCTCAGACGAAGAAGTAGCCAAGTTTGGCACAAACACCCCAATGGGACGCGCAGGACAGCCTGAGGAACTAGCAGGAGCCTACGTATACCTAGCAAGTGAAGACGCATCCTATGTCAGCGGACAAGTTATACATGTCAATGGCGGAACTGTTGTGAATGGGTAA
- a CDS encoding YajQ family cyclic di-GMP-binding protein, with translation MSKENSFDVVSKVEFTEVTNAVTMALKEIKTRYDFKGSKSDITLDKEELVLVSDDEYKLDQLKDVLISKLVKRDVPIRNIDYGKIEGASGGNVRQRAKLIQGIDKEQAKKINTIIKNSGIKVKTQIQDDQIRVTGKNRDDLQAAIAAIRGADLSIDVQFINYR, from the coding sequence ATGAGTAAGGAAAATTCATTTGATGTCGTTTCAAAGGTAGAATTTACAGAAGTAACCAATGCCGTAACAATGGCACTTAAAGAAATCAAAACACGTTATGATTTTAAAGGCAGCAAAAGTGATATTACTCTCGACAAAGAGGAACTTGTCTTGGTTTCTGATGATGAGTACAAATTAGATCAGCTGAAAGATGTCTTAATCAGCAAGCTGGTTAAACGTGATGTCCCGATTCGTAATATTGATTATGGGAAAATCGAAGGTGCTTCAGGCGGAAATGTCCGTCAACGTGCCAAACTGATTCAAGGAATTGATAAAGAACAAGCGAAAAAAATCAATACTATCATAAAAAACAGCGGCATTAAAGTCAAGACCCAAATTCAAGATGATCAAATCCGGGTAACTGGAAAAAACCGTGATGACCTGCAAGCTGCCATCGCAGCCATTCGCGGCGCAGACTTATCCATCGATGTTCAATTTATCAACTATAGATAA
- a CDS encoding metal-sulfur cluster assembly factor, with the protein MDAELKESMMGALEQVIDPELGIDIVNLGLVYDVDLDEAGQATVTMTLTAMGCPLAATIVDQVKLSLEDLPEVKDTEVNIVWNPGWTKDRMSRYAKIALGIQ; encoded by the coding sequence ATGGATGCTGAATTAAAAGAGAGTATGATGGGTGCACTGGAACAAGTTATTGATCCAGAGCTTGGAATAGATATAGTAAATTTAGGTTTAGTCTACGATGTAGATTTAGATGAAGCAGGACAAGCAACGGTAACGATGACGCTGACAGCTATGGGATGTCCGCTGGCAGCAACTATTGTTGATCAAGTAAAATTGTCGCTTGAGGATTTACCAGAAGTGAAAGATACAGAAGTTAATATTGTTTGGAATCCAGGCTGGACCAAGGACCGCATGTCCCGGTATGCAAAGATTGCCTTAGGGATTCAGTAA